CCCGCTTCCCAACACTTATCTTCAAAAGAGGCGCCACCATGGGAGGTTAAGAATATTATTCGAATATCTCTGGTGTCTGAGTTTAATTTAAGTTCTTCACACACCTGCAAACCACTCATGCCTGGCATTTCGATGTCGAGTAAAATCAGGTCAGGAATATTTCGTCGACAATACTCTAAAGCTGCATAACCGGAATTGGCAGTAGCAACCGTATAGGTCTCATTTAGCGCATTCTCAGCGATAACCAAATTAATATCCACGTCATCTACAATCAATACATGGGGCTTTGGTTTCGACTTTTTGCTCAACGTAACATCAAGACTCGTAATAGACATATCCTCTCTAAGTTAACAACAACATTGAGTTAATCAGGGCTAACAAAAAACAATATTATGAATACTTTTACGGTAAAAAAAGTATTCGAAATCATGGCTTTTCAATATTATACCTTTAGGTCATAATAAATGTTCAAGTTAAGATGTTCATTTCAACTTTAGTCTACAAGCTGGGATTAACATATTTTATCGGCTAAACTATTGCTTACTGAATATTTAATTGTCTGAACATTATAAAATAAATGGAGTTTTTTTGTTTACTCATGATTTTTACACTGAATCTGAAAAATTTTTAGACCATGCGCGCATTCTAATTGTAGATGATCATGATATAAATCTAGAAATTATTAAAGCCCACCTCTCTCCCCTATACGATGTCTATACTGCCAAATCAGGTGAAGAAGCCCTAGAATTCTGTTATCGAAAGCAACCTGATCTGGTCATTATGGACGTACAAATGCCCGGCATGGGGGGTCTCAAAGCCTGCCAATATATTAAAAATGAGCCGGTGTTATGTAATATTCCCGTGTTATTCGCCACAGCCTTGGATAAACCTTCCGATGAAGCAACTTGCTGGAATGCAGGGGGAAGCGATTTTATTACCAAGCCCATTTCCCCTGAGACATTACTCAATCGAGTCAAAGCTCAGCTCAAGTATAAACTGCAAACTGACACCCTTAGAGAATTTGCTTTTTTAGATGGTTTGACCGGTATCTACAATCGTCGATATTTTGATGATTGCTGTAAGCGACAAGTGGGCTTGGCTAATCGAAAGGAGCAACCTCTGAGTTTATTAATGATCGATATCGATTATTTTAAACAATACAATGACCACTTTGGACACCTTGCAGGCGATGACACCCTCAAGGTAACTGCCGAAAAAATAGTTACCACCTTAAAGCGCCCTACTGACTTTGCTTGTCGCTATGGTGGCGAAGAGTTTGCTTGCTTACTTCCTGATACTGATAAGGAAGGAGCAGCTTATATCGCAGAGGAACTCATTCGTGCGGTGAATAGTTTAAAAATATACCATCCAAAGTCTCCCTTTAATTATGTCAGCATTAGTGTGGGTATTGGTTGTATAGATGAACAAATCGATACTGGAGATTTACTGATAAACAGCGCTGATAAACAGTTATATAAAGCCAAAAATTATGGAAGGAAGTGTTGGGCTTAGTAATCTAATTCATTTGCATAGTAAGTTTGTCTTATACGCGCAAAATCGCCATTTTTCGACCCTTCAACTAAAATTCTCTCAAGTTCAGGCACGCGATCAATCAAACTTGATTGTTTACTTATAGCAAAATAATACTGTTGCTGACTCGCTGGCTGGAAGTTAGCTGGCACAATAGTATTATGGGTACTAATAGTGTTTAACATGGCATAAGTACTTTGCGGGAAATGAATAAACCCCTCGGCTCTCCCCCGGTCTAATAACTGAATTTTCTGTTCTAATGTAGATACTTCAACGAGGTTTAACCTTGGTCGTTTAGTTCGTGCTGAAAAATATTCTGCTTTGATTGTGCCTGCTATATGCACTTTTGCTAAAGCAGAAATACTGGTTAATGTTTCTTGATCTTGAACACGGACAAAAAGCACTTGTTGAATTGATTCATAATTTGGTTTTAGGTAAATCAGTTCTTTAATTTCAATACGCCCTTCTTTTAGGCCAACCATGATATCTAAATCACCGTGACGTAACTCTACCAATCTTCTGGCAAAAGGAAGGTAGCTAACAACCAGTTTAGCATTCAATTTATCCGCAAGATAAGCCAAATACTGCCTATGTAGGCCGTCTGGGAATTCAGGGGATACAGCAGAACGTATTTGCAACTGCGAATAAGCAGCAGGACAAACCAACATGAATGCTAGCAGCCAAATTGTGGAAAGATGAAGTTTGAACAACGAATTAACTTTGTGGTACAGATATTTGATTAATGTCGCATGATCATTAACGCATTTCAACTTTTGTGCGTAGATTAATCACCCTTTGAGAGTACAAAATAATTCACACCAAGGACAGTTATCACCTTAGCTCGCTGCAGAACATCAATCTTTATCGGTTGTGGTCTTTTAACCACTCATTCAATAACTTAATTTGGCCACATTTATAGGCTGCGTAGGTTATGCGTAACGCATTTGATAACACTTCATTGTCGGTCCACTTGGTTTTTTCACGAATATCATCATAACAGCTCATAGCCTCTTTACTTACATAGCCTCGCACATGCTTATGACCTAGTTCTTTTTGGCGCTGACGATAACGTCGTTGTTTTTCTGCATTGGCACTTTTTTGTTTTTTTTCCACTTAAAAACCTATTTATTGCTTAGTTTCACCGCAGTGTAAAAGGAATTTACCAATACTGCAGCATTATTTCACTGTTCAGAGTTGTTAAGCGTACAACTGTTCGCTAAATTAGACTCCTTTATAGCAGCGATGATGAATAGATGAGCGAATTTAAATCAAGTTTTAACAAAGAAGACCTTTTGGCTTGTAGCAGGGGTGAATTGTTTGGTCCAGGCAATAGTCAGTTGCCGGCGCCCAATATGTTAATGATGGACCGCATTGTGACTATCAGTGAAACAGGTGGTAAGTTTGATAAGGGCTATATTATTGCCGAATTAGATATCACACCAGATTTATGGTTTTTCGATTGTCACTTTCCTGGCGATCCCGTGATGCCTGGATGTCTAGGTTTGGATGCCATGTGGCAACTAGTTGGTTTTTTCTTAGGTTGGTGTGGTGGTCCTGGTAAAGGTCGCGCCTTGGGTGTGGGTGAAGTGAAATTTACTGGACAAATATTACCAACGGCTAAGAAAGTCACCTACAAAATAGATATGAAGCGAGTCATTAAGCGCAAACTATTCATGGGAATGGCTGATGGTGTGGTAGAGGTCGACGGTCGTGAAATTTATGCTGCAGATAATCTTAAAGTAGGATTGTTTCAGGATACTAGTAATTTCTAAGCTGGCCTTTTAGCCAAATAATTAAAAGCCCCTTTAAAGGGGCTTTTTTGTATCAGCGGTTACTTAATCCTAGATTCCTATCTTCTATGGCTTCTCGCCATCCGCCTAACCACTGAGAACGGGATTCGATTGTTTGGAATGGGCAATTTTCTTTAGAACGACCTGATATACCTGCTTGATAGCCTTTTGAATGAGCACGGGAAAGTTTATCTCTTTTTTGTCTTTTCATTGAGTAACCTCTTTTAGAAAAATTTGCGATTGTGGTTATTGCGACCACATAATTGAGAGTATATGAAGATGAAAATGGTTCAATGTCATTAAGTACAATTATCCATCAGTTTGGTGTATTCCTATGATTCATAAGGAATTTTTCTTTTACAACAAATTCAACTAAAGGTTATAATTTTAATTACCATTTAATATTGCAGATTTATTACACCTTTAATTTCCGTAAGTTACGAACAAAAGTTTTATTTGGGTTAAAAAAAACCTCGTCCGAGGACGAGGTTTTTAAATTGCTTAAAGGCTTTACTTAACGCTTAAACACTCGATGTAGGCCAACTAGCAGTAACCCGAATATAAACAGGCCATTACTTCCGCCTTTACGCTTAACGGGCTCTGTTATCAGTCGACAATCGTCGATTGTACCACTTGGAATTGGAACCAACTTAACCGCTACTGTGACGTTTTCAAAAATAGTGTTACCTCGTTCATCAAGAGCCAATTGACCGGTTACATCATTTACTTCACGATAGATAACAGCTGTTGCCGAGATCTCATCGTTATCATTGATATCATTGGCTTGCACTATAGTGTACGGAGTGTCACAACTTAATAAGGTATTTATATTGGTAAAAGTATCTTCATCTACGCTATAAAGAAAAGCTTCACGACGTCTTACCCCGGTTAGGCTAGTATCAACTTCCCCTTCCCCTACTACTAAATTATTGTTGTTGATCGCTCGAGCGACACTAGATGAGGTATTGAAAAAATCATCAGGGAAATTGGTAAATTCTCCTTGATAATCATGCACGAAAAATTTTGTTCTAACTGCACCATTGATGATGATTTGCGCTTGACCTACTACTAGATCGTTGTCATTTATATCGCTCGCTTGACTTTGAATATAGATTTGGTCATCTATAAATCCAAAGGCTTCTTCACCATCAAAAACGGCTGCCTGCTGAACCACTATGTTCTCTGAATCCTGGTAATAAGTATCAGACACACCGGCTGCAATGCCATTATTGTTAATCGCTTTGGCAGTACTGGCATAAAACTTTTCATTCCCCGGCTGAGGATTAATCAATATGCCTAATTCTCGGCTACTCAATAATTGACCTGAAGAGTCGAAACGCCAAATCATTCCCCGGCGTCGAAAGACTTTATCAACGGGTCTAACATTACTTTGACTGTTACTTGCAATCGTATTCAAATAGGAATCGAAAATACTACGTATACAGGCTTCATAGGGTACATCACCACGTAAATCTGGGTCTTCACACTGATCTGTTAGTTCTTCGAAGCTATCAACAACTTCGATTGAACCTGCGCCTGCTACTTCAAAACTATCGTTTATATCAAAGGCTTCACTCACCCCGCCCATAAAATCTTCAGTGGGGGGCACACTAAAAGTCTGACCATTGATATCGAGAAAGCCATGGGGCAGAAACTCTTGGTAATGGTAAACCAGATTATTGCCGTTTTCGTTACGATACTCAACTTTTCTAAACGGATACTCAGCAGTACCTACTGTAGCAGAAAAATTATTAATACCATGTACAGTAGTGTCTGCACTTTTGGTCAAGCCCTCCAAATCAGGTTCAATAACATCAAAGGCTTTTAATAACTCGGCCTCTGCATTATTGCTGATAAAGCTTTGCACACTGGCTAATTGTTGGAAAAAAGGGTTTGCCGAATTGCTTGAGTTAGTAATAAAACTGTACAGAATAACTAAATCTTCACGATTAATATTACCCACGGCAGCAGCGCCTAAATCCGTCAGAGTGTTTATGAGGACTTCGCTTTCAAAATTAAGCAAATCCACATCAATTGGCGGGTTAAAAGGGGTTCTAATGGTGGCGGCTACTTCTCCCTTATCATTTATTGCAGATGCAAAGCTATACACTCCCTGATCTCTTAAGGGTAATTCTACGACTCTATATTTAGCCGCTTGCGCGGTGGCAACGGTTAATATCGAAAGAGTTAGCCCATAGGCCAGCCTACTTATTCTCATTTCTTATCCTGTAAACTATTACTTGATTACTTAATATCGGCAATTAGGGTGATTCTAATATCTACTCGCTTATTCAGCTTGCATGCCTTCCAACTCGTCCCACCTAGCAAAGGCAGTAGCAAGCTTTGATTCTTGTGCTGATAACTCTGCAACTGCTTGATTAAAATCATCCGCGGAGCGTTTAAACAGTTCAGGATCACTTATCTTTACCTGCAATTGACTAACCTTAACTTCTAGTTTTTCGATTTCTAGCGGTAATTTTTCCAATTCCACTTGATATTTATAAGCTAACTTTTTAACTTTACGCTTTTCTGGCTGAGCTTTATGACTCGCTGATTTTACAGAAGTTTCCTGAGGTGTCAGTTTTTTTTCTGATTCATACCAAGATTCAACATCGGTATAGCCTCCGACGAACTCTTTTAGTTTGCCCTGCCCTTCAAAGAATAGACTGCTGGTAGCGACATTATCGACAAACTCCCTGTCGTGGCTAACCAAAATTAATGTCCCTTTGTAACTCGATAAAATCTCCTCTAATAATTCTAATGTTTCAACATCCAAATCATTGGTAGGCTCATCGAGAATTAATAGGTTATTTGGTTTGAGTAGAAGTTTCGCGAGTAAAAGACGATTCTTTTCTCCACCAGACAAGGATCTGACCGGTGAATTCACCCGCTCTGGGGTAAATAAATAATCTTGCAAGTAACTGATCACGTGCTTGCTATGACCATTTACCATCACGTCACGTTTACCATCAGCAACTGCATCAATAACCGTTTTGTCTAGGTCAAGAGCATTTCGGTGTTGATCGAAATAAGCGGCCTGAATATTGGCCCCTTGACGAACATGGCCGGAAGTTGGTTCAAGTTGCCCCATCAATAATTTGATCAGTGTACTTTTACCACAACCATTGGGACCGATAAGGGCCAATTTGTCACCCCGAAATATACTGACTTCGAGGTTTTCAATAATCAATTTATCTTCAATGGTATAATGCAAATCTGTGGCTTCGAATACCATCTTGCCCGAGTTGCCTCCGGTGCTGACGGTAACCTTGGCGCGACCTTGTACATTGCGTCTCTGGGCATGCTCATTACGTAATGCTTTTAATGCTCTGACACGGCCCTCATTGCGCGTACGTCTGGCCTTTATGCCCTGACGGATCCAGGTTTCTTCTTGCGACAATTTTTTGTCAAATTCGGCATTGGCATTAGCCTCAATTTGTAAATCCTGCTCTTTTTGATCAAGATAAGTTTGGTAATTGCCGGGGTAACTGGTTAGTTTTCCCCTATCAAGATCTAAGATGCGAGTTGCTACAGAACGGATAAATGCCCGGTCATGGCTGACAAAGACGATAGCGCCTTTATAATCTTTAACAATTTCTTCTAACCACTTTATCATACTGATATCTAAGTGGTTGGTAGGCTCATCAAGTAACAGAACATCGGGATCACCCACTAGCGCTCTAGCCAATGCCGCTTTTCTTCGCCAGCCACCGGACAAGGATGATAATTGTTGGTTTGCTTCTAAGCCGAGTAAGGTTAAAACTTGACTAATTTGTTGCTCGAACTTCCAACCATCATGATGGTCAAGTTGTTGCTGCAAATATTCTAATTTATTGAGATTTTTCTCACTGGGGTCTTCACCAATAATAGTGGTGAGGTGGAAATAATCTTTTAGTAACTGTCCTTTTTCGGCCATCCCTTCTGCGACGTAATCAAAAAGGCTTGATTCTACGCTCTCAGGTGGGTCTTGAGCCAAGCGCGCAATTCGCACATCAGAGGATACAATCCTTTGACCATCATCTAGGGTTTGTTCTTCACCTAACACTTTCAGTAATGTCGATTTTCCGCAGCCATTACGGCCAACCAAACATACTCGTTCTCCTGGGTGAACGACTAATTCAACATGGTCTAATAGAGCAGAATGTCCATATGCCAAACAGGCATTTTTAAGTTGTATTAAACTCAATTTAAAAACTCACTTAGTAGGTCAGCGTCAAACGGCCAAGCTAATTCTTGTTGATTATCCTGACGTTTTAAGACTGGGATCCTGGCACCATAAAGGTGATAAAGTGCAGGATCTGACTTCACATCAAGCTTGATAATTTCAATCGATTGATTGCGAGGGTGTTGATCTAGCAACTGCTGTGCTAAATCACATAAATGACATTGTTGACCGCTAAAAAATTGTAACTGCATAACTATGATCCGCTATCCGTTAACAACCAACAATGATGTATTTTGGGGTTACGTTTAAAATCTTCTGGCAGAGTTTTCTGAGTCCAATCCTCAATCTTAAAACCTAAATCCCCAACCGCCTGTTGGTCTAACTTAAAGCTACGTAAATTATTTGAAAAAACTATCTCGCCACCGGGACGCAGGCACTTTTTCGCATTGGCCAACAGGCCTAAGTAATCCCGTTGCACATCCCAGGTATTTTCCATACGTTTAGAATTGGAAAAAGACGGTGGGTCGATAAACAGTAGATCATATTGCTGATCGTGACGCTCTAACCAAGTTAAACAATCTGCTTGAACGAATTCGAAGGCACCTTGGAGTTTATTTAGCTGCACATTTTCTCGTGCCCATTGTATGTAGGTTTTTGACATGTCGACAGTAGTGACTGAGCGCGCACCACCTAGGCCTGCATGCACGGACACGCTACCAGTGTAAGCAAACAAATTCAGCACATCTTTATTTTTGCTACGCTGCTGGATCAATTGGCGAGTGATCCTATGGTCTAAAAATAAACCTGTATCCAAATAATCACTCAAATTGACTATAAATTGTGCGCCATTTTCATGTACTTTTAAGCCCACATTGCGCTCTGATACCTTGTTGTACTGATTACTGCCTTTTTGTTGTTGGCGTGTTTTCACCACAATATTATTCGCTGGAACGCCAGTTGCGCTGGGCAAAGCGATTAAGATTTCATGTAATCTTTTTCTAGCTTTTTGCTCTGGTACATCCTTGGGTGGTGCATATTCTTGTACCACCAACCAATCTGCGTAGCGGTCGATTGCGGCATTGTATTCTGGTAAATCAGCGTCGTAAATTCTATAACAATCAGTGTCTTGTTGTTTTAACCAACGACTCAAAGATTTTAAATTTTTACTAAGACGATTCGCAAAGTCAGAGTTAATACTTTGCTGTTCTCTGATCTGGCAATTCTTTTCATCTAACAGATAATTGACCAACACACATTCGATTGGCCCATTCATGATCCCGTAGTCTTTCTTAGCGACAAATTTTAATTGCTTTAACAGGTCGCGATTAGCCGTTAGTAGACTCATATGCCAGCCTTGGAAATGCATTTTCAAATGCTCGCCCCACGCTTGGAATACAGGCAACAATTCAGTCAGCTCACTTAACCGTTCGCCATAGGGAGGATTCGACACTATCACCCCAGGGGCGCTGTCGAGTTGTAATTTGGTGGCATCAGAATTAAAGAAGGTGATCCATTGATATACCCCTGCCGCATCGGCATTTTGCTTGGCATGATTGAGCACCCGTTTATCCATATCGTTGGCAAAAATGGATACTTTAGGCGTAACTGCTTCCGATTTAGCCTTCTCTACCGCCTCTAGCCATAAGCTTTCGTCATGCTTTAACCAGTTATCAAATCCCCATGCAGCTCGATTTACACCCGGGGCAATATTGCCAGCCATTAAAGCCGCTTCAATCGCTATGGTCCCGGAACCGCACATAGGGTCGAAAAGGGGCAACTGGTGATTTTTGGTCCACCCGCTGCGGATTAACATTGCGCAGGCAATATGTTCTTTTAGCGGCGCTTTACCGGTTTGTTGACGGTAATGACGCTGATGTAAACTTTTGCCAGAAATATCGATATAAATTTCGATATTCTCTCGACGGGCACGGGCTTGAATACGAATATCTGGTCGGGTTTTATCTACATTTGGACGCTCACCAAATCGCTGAGTGAACTGATCTACAATAGCATCTTTGACTTTTAGCGCACCAAACTGAGTATTATTGATGGTGCGGTTAGTTCCGATAAAGTCAACGGCAAAGGTATTATTCAGGGCAAAGTGATGGGCCCACTCAACCTCGGTGACTATCTGATACAAATCTTCGGCATTATCTATTTTGCCTTGCGCGACCTTAATCAGCACTCGATTGGCTAATCTGGACCATAGACATATCTGATAAACATCGGACAGCTCTCCGCTAAAATAAACTTGGCCTGGCCGCTGACTAATTTGCCTTTGGTCACATAACTGCGACACTTCTTCTAAAAGCAAATCATCCAGACCTTTGGAAGTGGTAACTGTGATATCTAACATAAACAACCCGTGTAATGAAAACGCAGAGGATTATACGGGATTAACCTGCTGTGCATAAGGGGAACGCAGAAAAACATTGTTTTAAACCCTCCAGCTTGAATGCTTGCCAGTAAAATTGGCGATGAAGCATGCTGAGGTTTAAGGTTTAGTTAGCTTAAAAAGGTAAATATAGTGGTCTAATATAACCAACTAATACATGCTATTTACCTTGGTAACTGAAGTCTGACTATTTAGCGCGTCTTCGTACTGACCTTCCTCTTCATTTTCGCCAAGTTGATCAAAGGCTAGTAATCGATCGGATAATACGCTAAGCAAAGAAAACTGTGGGTGTATTTTATGATCAGATGTCACAAACTGTTCAGAAAGATTCATACACAATACAGTATCTCCTTTACGTTCCAAGGTCATAACCAAATATGTTTCTTGATTATGACTTATCCAAGCTAGCTGCTGTTGGTCGTCTATTAAACAAAGATTCTGTTTAGTATAAAGCCAACTCTTATTCAGCACAGGCTTATGAAAACAGCGGGCTGCGGATGCATTTATGGCAATTTGCATCTTGATTGAATCATCAAATGGCACGCCACTTTCATCTAGTGCATCGATACACTGGATAAAATAATCTGAATGTTCAATATCAAAAAACAAACCGTCAGGAGATACCTTGAGCTGGGATACTTGATAGGCCGTTTGGAAGGTTAAACCTGCATCTAATTCAACCAACAAACTACTTGATGCTTGATCAATAAACCATTTCCACTTTCCACTTGGTAATAGCATTTTTAATTGAGTCCATCGACAATTTGCTTAATTAACCTTGGCCCTTTATAAATCAAACTAGAGTATATTTGCACCAAACTGGCGCCGGCCTGTAATCGAGCGTTAGCAGTATGGCTGGAATCAATACCGCCCACGCCAATGATTGGCATTGCTTTGTCTAACGCTTTGGCTAACACTTGAGTGACGTGCAAACTTTTATCCGTTAACACTGCCCCGCTTAACCCACCGGCCTCCTCAGCATGAGGTAAACCCACAACCTGGCTTCTATCCAAGGTTGTATTGGTGGCAATCACACCATCCATTTCAGCTTTACATAAGGAATGCGCAATCCCAATCACTTCTTGGTCCGTTAGATCAGGGGCGATCTTAACAACGATAGGCACATATTTACCGTATTTATCGACTAAAATCTGTTGTTCTGCTTTTAATCCATGCAGCAAGTTTTCCAAAGCCTCGCCATATTGTAAGGCACGTAAGCCTGGAGTATTAGGAGACGAAATATTAACCGTAATATAACTAGCATGTTGATAGACTTTTCGTAAGCAAATTAAGTAGTCGTCCAACGCATTGGCTTCTTCAGTTTGCTTATTTTTACCTATATTGATGCCCAACACTCCAGAGTATTCCGACTGTTTGACCTGTTCTACCAAATAATCCACGCCTTTGTTGTTGAAGCCCATACGATTAATGATTGCCTGAGCTTGTGGAAGGCGGAACATCCTGGGTTTATCATTTCCTGCTTGAGCTAGCGGCGTTACAGTGCCGATTTCAATAAAGCCAAATCCCATAGCGGCAAAAGCATCAATACATTCGCCATTTTTGTCCAAACCAGCGGCCAGACCTACTGGATTGCGAAACTGAATACCCAAGCACTGTGTTGGGTGGTCCGGTACATCTTGTTTGTAGGTTAAATTCAGCATATTGTGCTGAGTTTTTTTCAACCAGTTTAGCGTGAAATCATGGCTCCATTCTGGATCACAATGGAAAAGTGCTTTTTGTGCGACTGAATACATGCTTTACCTCAAACAAAAAAGCCCTGGAATCCAGGGCTTTAAAACAGTTAATTGATGGCTAAATACTGGCGTTAATACTCAGCAACATCAGTTCTCTAAGCGCCACAGAAAATTTCGCAAATTCGTGTGTACTGCTCGTTCTAAACTCGGACATCATATGATACCAGCGATCTAGCAATATGGTATTGTTCTCCATCCAATTAGTTAGAATTTCTTCTGCATCTTCACACTCTGGTGCACCAACCAACAAAACCGTAGCCAAAGAACGCTGTTGCCAATCCAACTCTTCGCGATAAGAAGCACGTGCCAATGCCTGCCAATGATTGCTGACAGTTTGGTTGTTGATTTGATCTAAGAACCAATGCAATTCTAGTTTTGAGCCCAGTTTAAAATACAAACTAGCCGTAACCGCAATTTTACGCTTTTCAGTCATGGCAATTTGTGCCAAATCTAAACAGCAGAACATATTACTCAAACTCGCAACACGATAAGCAATATTTTGAGGTACGCCTTTTTTAACAAAATTAGATGTGCTTTGCTCTAATTGTTGGTATTCAGAATCAACTAAATACTTCTCTAGATTTTTATCTAAATCATCAAAGGTTGGTAAATACAACTCTACAGCATCTGCGATAGGTAAGTTTTTCTCACCATGGCGCAAGAACCAACGAGATGCCCTGCGCATAGTTCGACGCATACGGTCCAGCATATCCAGTTGAGTCTTGGCAGACACTTTATTATCTAAATCTTCAATTTCATTCCACAAACTATCCAGACCAAAAACAGCTTTAACCACTGAATAGGCTGTGGCGACTTCGTCTACTGAAGCGCCGGTTTCCTCTTGCATACGGAATACGAAGTTTAGCCCC
Above is a window of Aliiglaciecola sp. LCG003 DNA encoding:
- a CDS encoding diguanylate cyclase encodes the protein MFTHDFYTESEKFLDHARILIVDDHDINLEIIKAHLSPLYDVYTAKSGEEALEFCYRKQPDLVIMDVQMPGMGGLKACQYIKNEPVLCNIPVLFATALDKPSDEATCWNAGGSDFITKPISPETLLNRVKAQLKYKLQTDTLREFAFLDGLTGIYNRRYFDDCCKRQVGLANRKEQPLSLLMIDIDYFKQYNDHFGHLAGDDTLKVTAEKIVTTLKRPTDFACRYGGEEFACLLPDTDKEGAAYIAEELIRAVNSLKIYHPKSPFNYVSISVGIGCIDEQIDTGDLLINSADKQLYKAKNYGRKCWA
- a CDS encoding transporter substrate-binding domain-containing protein, whose amino-acid sequence is MFKLHLSTIWLLAFMLVCPAAYSQLQIRSAVSPEFPDGLHRQYLAYLADKLNAKLVVSYLPFARRLVELRHGDLDIMVGLKEGRIEIKELIYLKPNYESIQQVLFVRVQDQETLTSISALAKVHIAGTIKAEYFSARTKRPRLNLVEVSTLEQKIQLLDRGRAEGFIHFPQSTYAMLNTISTHNTIVPANFQPASQQQYYFAISKQSSLIDRVPELERILVEGSKNGDFARIRQTYYANELDY
- the fabA gene encoding 3-hydroxyacyl-[acyl-carrier-protein] dehydratase FabA translates to MSEFKSSFNKEDLLACSRGELFGPGNSQLPAPNMLMMDRIVTISETGGKFDKGYIIAELDITPDLWFFDCHFPGDPVMPGCLGLDAMWQLVGFFLGWCGGPGKGRALGVGEVKFTGQILPTAKKVTYKIDMKRVIKRKLFMGMADGVVEVDGREIYAADNLKVGLFQDTSNF
- the rmf gene encoding ribosome modulation factor → MKRQKRDKLSRAHSKGYQAGISGRSKENCPFQTIESRSQWLGGWREAIEDRNLGLSNR
- a CDS encoding DUF3466 family protein → MRISRLAYGLTLSILTVATAQAAKYRVVELPLRDQGVYSFASAINDKGEVAATIRTPFNPPIDVDLLNFESEVLINTLTDLGAAAVGNINREDLVILYSFITNSSNSANPFFQQLASVQSFISNNAEAELLKAFDVIEPDLEGLTKSADTTVHGINNFSATVGTAEYPFRKVEYRNENGNNLVYHYQEFLPHGFLDINGQTFSVPPTEDFMGGVSEAFDINDSFEVAGAGSIEVVDSFEELTDQCEDPDLRGDVPYEACIRSIFDSYLNTIASNSQSNVRPVDKVFRRRGMIWRFDSSGQLLSSRELGILINPQPGNEKFYASTAKAINNNGIAAGVSDTYYQDSENIVVQQAAVFDGEEAFGFIDDQIYIQSQASDINDNDLVVGQAQIIINGAVRTKFFVHDYQGEFTNFPDDFFNTSSSVARAINNNNLVVGEGEVDTSLTGVRRREAFLYSVDEDTFTNINTLLSCDTPYTIVQANDINDNDEISATAVIYREVNDVTGQLALDERGNTIFENVTVAVKLVPIPSGTIDDCRLITEPVKRKGGSNGLFIFGLLLVGLHRVFKR
- a CDS encoding ABC transporter ATP-binding protein, which produces MSLIQLKNACLAYGHSALLDHVELVVHPGERVCLVGRNGCGKSTLLKVLGEEQTLDDGQRIVSSDVRIARLAQDPPESVESSLFDYVAEGMAEKGQLLKDYFHLTTIIGEDPSEKNLNKLEYLQQQLDHHDGWKFEQQISQVLTLLGLEANQQLSSLSGGWRRKAALARALVGDPDVLLLDEPTNHLDISMIKWLEEIVKDYKGAIVFVSHDRAFIRSVATRILDLDRGKLTSYPGNYQTYLDQKEQDLQIEANANAEFDKKLSQEETWIRQGIKARRTRNEGRVRALKALRNEHAQRRNVQGRAKVTVSTGGNSGKMVFEATDLHYTIEDKLIIENLEVSIFRGDKLALIGPNGCGKSTLIKLLMGQLEPTSGHVRQGANIQAAYFDQHRNALDLDKTVIDAVADGKRDVMVNGHSKHVISYLQDYLFTPERVNSPVRSLSGGEKNRLLLAKLLLKPNNLLILDEPTNDLDVETLELLEEILSSYKGTLILVSHDREFVDNVATSSLFFEGQGKLKEFVGGYTDVESWYESEKKLTPQETSVKSASHKAQPEKRKVKKLAYKYQVELEKLPLEIEKLEVKVSQLQVKISDPELFKRSADDFNQAVAELSAQESKLATAFARWDELEGMQAE
- a CDS encoding glutaredoxin family protein, translating into MQLQFFSGQQCHLCDLAQQLLDQHPRNQSIEIIKLDVKSDPALYHLYGARIPVLKRQDNQQELAWPFDADLLSEFLN
- the rlmKL gene encoding bifunctional 23S rRNA (guanine(2069)-N(7))-methyltransferase RlmK/23S rRNA (guanine(2445)-N(2))-methyltransferase RlmL gives rise to the protein MLDITVTTSKGLDDLLLEEVSQLCDQRQISQRPGQVYFSGELSDVYQICLWSRLANRVLIKVAQGKIDNAEDLYQIVTEVEWAHHFALNNTFAVDFIGTNRTINNTQFGALKVKDAIVDQFTQRFGERPNVDKTRPDIRIQARARRENIEIYIDISGKSLHQRHYRQQTGKAPLKEHIACAMLIRSGWTKNHQLPLFDPMCGSGTIAIEAALMAGNIAPGVNRAAWGFDNWLKHDESLWLEAVEKAKSEAVTPKVSIFANDMDKRVLNHAKQNADAAGVYQWITFFNSDATKLQLDSAPGVIVSNPPYGERLSELTELLPVFQAWGEHLKMHFQGWHMSLLTANRDLLKQLKFVAKKDYGIMNGPIECVLVNYLLDEKNCQIREQQSINSDFANRLSKNLKSLSRWLKQQDTDCYRIYDADLPEYNAAIDRYADWLVVQEYAPPKDVPEQKARKRLHEILIALPSATGVPANNIVVKTRQQQKGSNQYNKVSERNVGLKVHENGAQFIVNLSDYLDTGLFLDHRITRQLIQQRSKNKDVLNLFAYTGSVSVHAGLGGARSVTTVDMSKTYIQWARENVQLNKLQGAFEFVQADCLTWLERHDQQYDLLFIDPPSFSNSKRMENTWDVQRDYLGLLANAKKCLRPGGEIVFSNNLRSFKLDQQAVGDLGFKIEDWTQKTLPEDFKRNPKIHHCWLLTDSGS